The DNA segment CGATCTGATAATATGACACTAATAATAATTTTAACATGCTGAAATCGCGCTATATCTAGTTAggcgttctgaaaaaaaaaaaaaaaaacatgatatgCAAGCTGAAGTCGTGATCGCACTTTCACCACATGTTAAAGAACTGCAAAAATTGTGACCGATTCACAACACAGCTAGTAATTATCCTGAATTTCGTTTTCATAGGCGCTACTGCAAGAACATTCCGCGCCCCAAGGGACTCACGGGCAACATCAGCCAAGTCCTGGAAGCGTATCGGGCAGACCATCGTCAGTGTAAGTGGACGTGCTCTTCAAACGGCGCTCTACGTGTGACGCTTTCCGGGTTTTACTGACCATGGGTACTTTTGAGTGCCGCTGCCTCATAGAATAGGTCTCACTTATAAATAATGATAAAAAATTGTATCAAGTCAAATTCGTCCATACCTAACTTCCGTTACTCCACTTCCAGTAGGCCAAATGACTTTCGGGTAATCACTTCCGGTGAAACGTTCCCTTTTCTGCTTGCAGTACCCGTTTGTTAAGTACACTTAATCCCCGTTTTCACTTTCCGTCTGCGCCTAATATCCTCCAGGATAACTCCTCACTTCCGGTTATAGTCTCTATGTTTAAGGGAGGGCTCTGAGACAAATTCGGTCAGAAATGATCGATGACGTCACACCGCGTTTCAAAAAGTGGGTGGTTACAAAAAGTGTCTAGGAAGAGATGGTTACGAACAGAGCAGTATAAGACAGTTACAGCTAggtgtccgcagcagctctgctcACGAAGGCTGCCATTGGAAATGGCTGCCAGCCtgcttccgcagagctgctgcggacaccTAGCTAAAGCTGTCTGTAAACATGGACAAGAAAGGACATAGATAGCGTTAGTACTGTGTCCCTAATTGTCCGTGTCTAAACTGCTTTAACTAAGgatacgtaccaactggctcgcattcagacGCTATTAAACAAGACACATAGCCCCGTGCGCATCTGAGTATTGGGTGAGAAACGAAGGTGCGAAGGAGCTTCGCTCTATACAGCGTACAACAAGGCAAGTTGGATCGACTGCAAGATTTGTTCGTAAGGGTTTACTAAAATAGTTTCTTCAGTCGCAGCCAATAGTTACCATCACAGCTGAAGCCTCCACTTTTACCACGGCAAACTGCCTCACTATAGCTGGAGGCCGGTGACAGTTCAATCGTTCTTGCTCTGATTTACGTATATCTTAGACTACTTGGAAGATAGAAGATTATTGTTCAGGAATAAAGTATTGAAATGGGCTTAATAGTGCGCTCATGATCACTGATACAATTTGCCAATACATGTTCAAGTTAGACCTCGAAAACCAGCAACATAAACAGACGCACTGAGTAGTAGGGACCCGCTACCATTTTCATCTACGTCCGCGTACAGGCTCCTTTGGCCAGGGAACTCCGTCGTTCTTTTCGATGTACGAATAGTTTACACTTGACCGGGACAGCTCCATGCACCTCTCCCATAGCAAATTACTCTAAATGGACGCTCTTAAGCGGACACTTGTCCACTTGAAATAGTCTAACCGACGCAGCGGCCAGAACATCGAGATTCGTTTTcaggcgaagcttgtattgaTTGACCTGTCAAACTGGTGATGGTGGCGTTCCAAAAAGCCCACCTCAACCACAAAGCCCTCCTCATCCATAGCTTCCACGCAccaaagaaataacaataaaataaTAGACTTTCTTTCTTGGGCTCGGGTTTGAACACGGGACCCCCCGGTACGAAAGCGAGTGCACtgaccactaggccacgcgccaaTGCTTGCGCAATGTCAGCTGAAGTAAAGCATACGAGCGCGTtttaccgacgatgcaaaaaaaaaaaaaaaaaacaattgggaagcagtacacttgctatggacGCTTCATTGAAATACTTCGTGTTGGCGGAGTCAAAGCGATCTGCTGGGTATAACGCGAAAGGCCGAtttcaggaattgcacatttcggAAAAAtcccgacttcgagaaaattgaattcctaaccaacgtttccgtgatcgcgtgatggtcctttcgttgggccgttccagaggctgacgaacgctgaaaaggacatgaaagacgccatgccgatacagcccgaaaacagcgctcAGGAGAGAGCCGCGTTGTATAATAAAACTAgacgcttacgttaggagggaacaagaaaaaaaaaaagaaagaaagaaagaaagaaagaaagaaagaaagaaagaaagaaagaaagaaagaaagaaagaaagaaagaaagaaagaaagaaagaaagaaagaaagaaagaaagaaagaaaggaatggagTAGGCCAGGCACGCTCACGCCAGTTTTCTTCTCAGTTACAGATGTATTCTTCAGCCAGGAATGAATTTTTCGGCGCGGCTGTTCTTAGAGTCAAGTACgaagtgcagtttttttttctaaacaataCGGAGGTCAGGCTCAACGTTCAGGAAAATCATAAAATTTTTTGCCCTCCTGCACGGAATTCTTTCTTCCAGGTGATCCTCTACTCATGCAGCGACTGCTCTGGGACATCGAGAACACGCGAGCTGTGGTCAGCAATTGGACGAGCGACGCCTTCGCCGAGGAAAGGTTCGTTCACTTGAGATTTTTATCACAGCGTTTTACAATTTCATTTGCTTGGAGATGTAGATACGGCCGGGCAACGTAGGTGCCTTATACAGCATGAATTCACGCGCTTGGATGAATATTTTTAGCCCAGAATCATTTTTAACTTAACTCAGTGACAGCCTTATCAGCTATGTGTTAACCTAACGAACCGATACGTGGCCTAATGCATCCTTGATAACGCCTGCAATATCTCAGGCTTGTCATATCACGACGCTGGGCTGGCATCTGTGTGACAAACGCTTAGTGTTCACTAGGGTAAGGCTTCGTACGCGGCGAGAAGAGAAAATTGTAAGTTGCCATAACGCAGCTGACTGTGACGGCAACGTAGTTGACAATGTACAATAGCGCGTTTGATGTAGATTGTTATTTATTATCTGACGAGATCTTGAGACCAAAGGATACCAAAGGGCCAGCTGTCACAGTCATGAAAAGATAAACCCCAGcgcatgaataataaaaaaacaacaaaagcaaaACGAGAAGAAACGTAAGACTGCTGAGGAAACAAACACTACAGCTTAGCGGCATTCTGCACTATGAGGTATTGAGAACGCGTTGTATTGCAAGCACGCTGACATTTTATacatgttttttttgtatttccacAAGGTTGTGCCTCAATGCGAGGCAAACAGTTTTCGTAAGTACACaagaccaggcacgtagccaggattttttttcgggggggggcccaaggcgtaattgttcgaaagacagtctatccatggcaaaaacaaaaaaaagttgcctgggaatatagagggctggaaaaatttcgggggggcccccccccccccttgcctacgtgcctgcacaAGACCATAAACGAAATGCATTGCGTTTTCTTTCTGCCTAGGGATGGAATCCTGGGGACTTTCGTGGGAACAGAAGGCGGACTGATACGCTACCACCCCGATTCGTAAGGCCACCCATGGTCATAAATGTTATTCATCTTCGAACAATGTGACACACGTTTTTATGATGAAATTACTTTGTATTTTACTTTGTCTATTATTGGCAGGATTGCGGAGTACCTGGAGCCAGAGGCAAATCCTCAAAAAGCGTCCTACTTTAGGAGAGCGTTGTACGCTGAAGACTTCGTCTTCCTCATCAGTGACGTGAAACGTAAGCAACTCGCAAAGAAAAGCCATTCACCGAGCTCTGGATATGTCAGCCCACTTGACCAATTCATTTGTTAACAACAGATTTTAAAGAATTTCTCCTGTTTTGTGGAGGAGCGCTGAGCATTCCACGTACTTGAACAGGATACGAGGCCTGCACTTGAGTTATCGTATACTAGCATTTATTTGGATTTGTGGGTTGCGTGACTGAGTtcctgtaatttctttttttttgtaattttaaaTATTTGTGCATTGCTTTAATTTGCTTTCGATCGGAGGCACCGATATGAACTCCATGTTGGTTTATCCTATCGATTGTTACATAATATCGTTCCTCAATCAGTGCCGGTAAGCTTTTTGTTCAAATTTCAATTATTCTTACCTTTTATTGGCTAACGAGGCAAGCAATAGTCAAAATTACTTCAGGTTTTTTGGCATGGATGAAAAATGCAGAGCTCATCATCACAAAAGCGTTTGCAATATAGTTTTCCGTATATGAAAATTCAAACAGATATTGATGCTGAAGATGTAATAAGTAAAAGTGACCGTCCAACGATGAATATCTCTTGCAAAAGAGAGTATGCGAACTTGGCCCCGGTGCGCTACTCGTTATCTATATAATGCCCAATTTTATTGTATACCAAAGTCACAACGCAAAGGTAAAATTAAGAATTTATATAAAGTTGTAGGTGCGGCTGTGCATGTCAAGGAATAAGATTTGTCATTTTAGTTTATAAAAATGATTGTACTAATGTGTTTCATTTTATTCAGGAACATATGGACCAAACGCAACCAGAGAAAGCGTTATCATGGCAGCCAAGGCAGTTGACATCTACATTAAGAAATCAGAGCTAACGCCAGCAGGTAAGcaatcagaaagaaaaaaagaacagagctAACACCGGCAGGTAAGgaatcagaaagaaaaaaaaatgagcgttTCATGAAGAAAGCAAGTAGACAAAAGCGATGTTTGAGGAATGCTTCTCCGCTCAGCTTAGTAACGTGTTAACTCGCATAGAGGCTAGCATAAAGCGAATTAGTTGCCTAACTAGTGGTCCGCAACATGtcgaaatcaatcaatcaatcaatcaatcaatcaatcaatcaatcaatcaatcaatcaatcaatcaatcaatcaatcaatcaatcaatcaatcaatcaatcaatcaatcaatcaatcaatcaatcaatcaatcaatcaatcaattttcttTGTTTACATAATACAATATAGGTAAAAATGCAGCAGGAGGTCCCAAGGATGCAAATCGCAAGCGGGACTTCGTCGGGTGCCTTCACGAATTACTGGCAGCCGTAATGTGCACCAAACCGGCCGATCAAGGTTGCGAAGGTCTCTGCATTGCAGCACACTCAGGAAAGGTTGCAGTGCTTTTAACGCAGCAGAGTTAGAGTAACTGACGCCGTATAACGACACTGAGAGATGCAGTTCCACTTGCGAAAAAATCTATGGTTGCAATAAAGTATTGTACACTTCTAGATATTTATAAAAATATGTTGTGTTTTATGGTGGTTTCGTGTTCCCTTTGGCTCTGTGATTAAATATTTCTGTCTGCTCAGCGTTCTTACATTAACATGTGTTTTCATTCTAACTGTTCTGTTCAAGACCATGATGTGGCTGAGAACGACGTAAGGCTGAGATGAGTGGTAGGGATTTATCGTAGAGTAAAAAGCAAGGCGTGCGAACGCGCACTCAAGAGATGAGAGCCGGACAAAACAAACACCTTGCTGTGTTGATGTTTGTGCTGTCTTGTTTTCATCTCTTGTGCCCGAGTATGCGCAAGATTACTTTTTCCCACCGCCACGTGGACCTTATCTTTTGGGCTTTAATAGTTAGCTAGTCTTGTTACGGTGTAGTAAGCTTGCGTGGTTTCGGTATATGCTGAGCGGAGTTTCTCATAATGCCATTTCAGTCGTCGGTCTCATCGTGGAAGAGCGCGTTATCCACGCCTCCCTCATGACAATGTCTGCCAACGGAAGTTCAGGCGAGCACCTCCGTTGTGCGGACGAGGTGAGAGACAAAAActtttatatttctttttagGACCTATAGGTAGTGATTCCTGAACTTGGACGCTGATGACCGTCGCTGGCAAACAGTCCACGTCAAAAGAAACACCCATGATCGAAACTGGCACCAGGATGTGCGATCAGCCTTTTCTTTTCCCGCATAAGCCACCATAGTTCGAAGCACcgaagattagatagatagatagatagatagatagatagatagatagatagatagatagatagatagatagatagatagatagatagatagatagatagatagatagatagacagacagacagacagacagacagacagacagacagacagacagatagatagatagatagatagatagatagatagatagatagatagatagatagatagatagatagatagatagatagatagatagatagatagatagatagatagatagatagatagatagatagatagatagatacgcacatGGTCGGGCGAATTTGTCAGAATATAAATAGAAATTATGTAGTGTTGAATGCTCGTGCAGAAATTGGCGAAGCGTTTTTTATTTGTAGGCCTTCAACAAGCATTATTCGGAACCTTTGgaatttgtatcttttttttttcctccaaatTATGTAGACCAAAgggtggtgctttttttttttttgcaggactTTGTCGTCTGCTACCTTCTGGACGAGGGAGGTTTCATTCTCACCTCCAGTACGGATGACCACTCTGAAAATGTACGTTTTATCCAATAATTCTTGCAGGAGCCTTTAGACTGTGAGTTTTCTTATTACATTACCAAGCAGTTCTTCCGCAGATGTAGAACTAGGTGTACATTATAACCCACATTCTCACTGGTAACTGCGAGAAACTTTGTTGCTGAGAAATATAAGgaatattttgcgctattaccGTAGGTCGGGAAGTTCGTGGGAGCTGTCGATCCGGAACTGATGGATGATATGCTGAAGAAATCGGTCTATTTCAAGTAAGTGTGTGATAAGCACATTTTGGTTATCCGATTTGATCATTAGAACAGCTAGTGTTTCATCCTTACGCTGTTACTAATTATGAATTTTCGTGGGTGCATTCGTGCAACATTGAATTCAACTAAATGTTACCTTGATATACGAAATTTGGTTGTTAATAGCGTGGCCTTGACGACGTCCGTACGCGTATGGCTGCGAAATTCAATGCAATAAATATCAAGAAAGCGCTGCTTTTTTATTTCCTCAGGGTGGAAGAACTGCATACAGAATCTCGGTGTCCCAGAATGCGCCGTTACACAGCAGGTGCCCGATCGTCGATTATGGTAAGTCGATCAACAATCTCTACAAAACGCGTTTCAATTTTTGGCCTTATGTGCCCGCTAATAATTTTAACACTATGTTTTTTCGGTGTATAAATCTTGCCCCAATGGGTAAGACGAAATGTGTGTATATCACGACAGCAATGGCAGGATCAGTTCTGTCTTTCGGCGAATCGACAACATTTGCATGTTAGTAATGTCAAACATTTTCAAGGGTTTGTCGCACTATGCCACCGCTCTGAAGACATGCCTTCTATGGCGTGTAAATAGAATTCGTAGTAAGTTTTTTTGAAGTATATTTTATATATCATTTATGTAACTTTTTCTCTTGCTCATAAGGCTGTTTAACCTAGAATTCATTAGATCGATCTATAAGTGGACATTGTAAATGTAGTATTGTATTGACTCTCTATCAATGCAGCCCCTTGAAAGCCTTATCAGAGCATTCGACATCAGCTGGATCTTCGATGCATCGTCCTGGTAAGTGTTCCATATTTTTTTACTTTGCAGTTCAGTTTGCATAAAAGGCATCACTCGGTTGGCTAATTCCTGTTCTTTATTCCTATGGTTCTTAATACAGTTTGTACTATATTGATATTTTATATAATTAGAAACTCAGTGCACTAATTTCTCATGTATTTCTTTTGTATTTCAGGCAATTAATCAAGATGTGGCTGTACGCGTAAGTATTTGCACTCACCATTTCTACGATTCACTACGCCAATAGATATCTGTTGTCGTTGCCAGTGTTACCAGCTTCTTGCATTTTTTGACAGAGAAGAAAGGTGGGTAGTTGGTATTATAGCTGAGATTAAAACGAAGAATTGCTGTTGGGCAGGTATTGCAAGGCGCATAGTCGATTAGGTTTGTAGAGCGATGCCAAtagaacaaaaaattcggcagatcccacgtaccgtgggagtcgatgttatgcgaagcatgcggtggttaggtgactgtggcgtaactttttttactgaacgactcgttacaaaatggcgctaagatttgtataaattttatatgcacaca comes from the Rhipicephalus sanguineus isolate Rsan-2018 chromosome 6, BIME_Rsan_1.4, whole genome shotgun sequence genome and includes:
- the LOC125756202 gene encoding voltage-dependent calcium channel subunit alpha-2/delta-1-like translates to MVNRNGYVMYHPDIKLQLGSLEEPLDIDFLDVEIENPMKEKIRRRMIDGHSGHETVVSLMRMPDEKHLVPHNMVYYYRHMNDSEFGVALAFPEKRKLYVRVEGMRADDGFKPETEKGDGVLLAPWRYCKNIPRPKGLTGNISQVLEAYRADHRQCDPLLMQRLLWDIENTRAVVSNWTSDAFAEERDGILGTFVGTEGGLIRYHPDSIAEYLEPEANPQKASYFRRALYAEDFVFLISDVKRTYGPNATRESVIMAAKAVDIYIKKSELTPAVVGLIVEERVIHASLMTMSANGSSGEHLRCADEDFVVCYLLDEGGFILTSSTDDHSENVGKFVGAVDPELMDDMLKKSVYFKVEELHTESRCPRMRRYTAGARSSIMPLESLIRAFDISWIFDASSWQLIKMWLYAWLPSLGGGGGWGAESASSERVRYIPDEYRVCTTREALYHFGNRSSYFMSSLDCGNCSRQYGVGRVGYTNVILVISTVPCAPVFCDPPPTPLQAPIEVEDPAPCDHPLRYRRRPDKCYADHDKEDYHVCGGSAQLTASSVLQLWRRRWRW